A section of the Verrucomicrobium sp. GAS474 genome encodes:
- a CDS encoding zonular occludens toxin domain-containing protein, translating into MIHVYEGRPGGGKSYRAVENICKDLAAGSIVHTNIFLYPEKVRAYVFDRWGVEVPPDSLVYYEDGSKLAHDMPSLIPRGTRACTNKIYLDEAHIWYNSRDWKTTHELLKRNLVWLTQHRKFFVDVVFITQDAANIDAQFRRLAQSYYRFRDLQKMKAPGFGQVYPLPHTLEILVDYDGKTVMDRTFVPRKKEIFDLYESEQLLMNHDFLIENKTSKVVKNKKKTTAILVRKTLEVSLTVVLFGMLIYLGKQSL; encoded by the coding sequence ATGATCCACGTTTACGAGGGGCGGCCCGGCGGGGGCAAGAGCTACCGAGCGGTAGAGAACATCTGCAAGGATTTGGCGGCGGGCTCCATCGTTCATACGAACATTTTCCTCTACCCGGAGAAGGTGAGGGCATACGTCTTTGACCGGTGGGGCGTTGAGGTTCCGCCCGACTCGTTGGTCTACTACGAGGACGGCTCCAAGCTCGCGCACGATATGCCGTCCTTGATCCCTCGGGGCACGCGAGCATGCACCAATAAGATTTACCTCGATGAGGCGCATATCTGGTACAACTCGCGGGACTGGAAGACGACGCATGAGCTTCTAAAACGCAATCTGGTGTGGCTGACGCAACACCGGAAATTCTTCGTCGATGTCGTCTTTATCACACAGGACGCCGCGAACATAGACGCTCAATTCCGGCGACTCGCGCAAAGCTACTACCGGTTCCGTGACCTTCAAAAGATGAAGGCACCGGGCTTCGGGCAGGTCTACCCGCTACCGCATACGCTGGAAATCCTCGTCGATTACGACGGCAAAACCGTCATGGATCGGACGTTCGTCCCTCGGAAGAAGGAGATTTTCGACCTCTACGAGTCCGAACAGCTTCTCATGAACCACGATTTCTTAATCGAAAACAAAACGTCGAAGGTCGTTAAAAACAAAAAGAAAACAACGGCGATCCTCGTTAGGAAAACTTTGGAGGTTTCCCTAACGGTCGTCCTTTTCGGAATGCTCATCTATTTGGGCAAACAAAGTCTATGA